AAGCAGGCAACAAGGCCGAAGGCGAAGCCGCGCCGGAGGGCTGCGTGCCACTATGGGCGAAGAAGACAAACAACCCGATCCTCAACTGAAAACTATCCGTTCACGGATCGCGGTTAATCTGCCCGCCTTTGCCTCGCAGTCGATGGGCGACACGGTGCTGGCCACCAAAGGATTGTCGCAGGGCGAGGATATCTCTGGTTCACGGTGCGGCAGGTTTTAATAAAGTCGGCATCGGCTTCACTTCGCGTACATGTTCTACCGCGCGCGCCTACTGGCCCGGCTACGAGCCAGCGGCGGCGCGCTGCGCGAGTATTGCCGCCTCTTCGACGGCCCTGCGCGAGAGCGATGCACACCTTCTACGCACTGAAGCCAACTGGAAGGTGATGGATGAAGATAAAGCGAAAGCCGACGAAGCGCTCGCCCTTTTTGAGAAAGCGAAACGAAAGTCGATGCCGCGAGCGTGTTTGGCAAAACGCATCGCTGCCCTCATCGACGATGCCTCAAAGGCCTGCGCATGAAGTGTCGCAGCAGGCTCGGCCAGAAGCGCGGCCCCGTGCCCACCGTGCGACTCGTCGGTGATGCGAAGGGCGTCACCATCGATGGCAAACTCGATACGACGAATACTGCAAACCGCCCCGGCGGCCACGGTAAGTCTCATGACCGCAATGAAGACAGGTCGCGTGCCCACTTTGGGCACGAGTTTCCAAAGCGGGCTGGCAGGGCAGCAGTGTGTTTTGCGATTCGTTGCTGATGACGTGCCGTGGTGAAAAGCTGAACATCACTCACCACACACGCGACGACGATCAGGCGCTATGGCATTGGCGATGTCACCGAGATCAACCTGGCGACGGAGACGCACTCCTATTACTCCATCGGCATCAGCCCCAGCGGCCACATCGTCGATCTGGATCGCGGAGCGCCGCGCAGTCAGTGGTTCACCTGGGATTCCAAGGCGGAAGTGGCCACGCCACGTCTCATCGCCACGATCACGGACCGTCGAGATCCGCATCCCCGTCACGCAGGATGAAAATGATCCGCTGCATCAGTCATCGGCCGCAACCCACGCGCAGAGCCTTCCTGGCACATCAATCTCTGCCGCCAGCGCATTCGCGAGGATGGCCAAGAAGTCAGCGCCCTCCTCGCCCACCAGCACGGGAAGGCTTCGAGCCGATGAAGTTCGCCCATTTCACGATGGTGCTCGCACGTCTCCCGATGCAAGATCCCAGCGTGACCGACTCTCGTGGGATGGTTTCCGCATGCCACGCAGCAGCGCAAAGACGCTGGATTCCTCGCGCTCGCTCAGGCGTTAAGATACGACTTCAAAACATGCGCTGCACTGGAGCAGGCGGCATTGCTGCATTGATGCGACCTTACATCGACCAATCCCCATCGAAGCCGTGCGCAAAACGGCGGAGATTCAACACCTGATGGCCAACTTCGACGCGCCGTCCAAATCATGGCAAAATACGGCAATGAAGACATCTATGAAATGGCCTTTCTGGAAGCGTGGCGATGGTTTCCATGCCCGTGGCCGCGCCTACTTCGTCACCGATGACGGTGCCAAGGCCGAAGCCGACTTTAGCGCCGCTGTGAGTGGATCAGTGATCCACGCGCACGCGACACCGCGATGCTGCGCCTGGGTCTGGAATCGCGAAATGCATCTCCACGACGACGCGAAGACGCTCGCCGCCTATCAGGCCGTGATCGAGGGCAAAACACGACAGCTTAGCAGCTCGATGATTTCTCCGCTCTTCTCGGAGTCTCGCGCCTACTGACCAAACTCGGTCGCTATGACGAAGCACTGGCGGCCTTGAACAAATCCAAACCCGACAAGCTGCAAGGCATCTCGAAGACGAACGGTCCTCAAGGCCATCGAAGCCAATGTGAAAGCCGCGAGGAAGTAGAGTTTGGCTTCGGCAGGCAAACATTCTCTCGCGTTTGGCTCTACCAAATGGCATGGACCACGTCATGAGTTCGAGAGCCAAGGTTTTCATGAATGGGCGCAGTCAGGCCATCCGGCTGCCGAAGGATTTCCGCTTCAGCGAGGTGTGGTGACGCTTCGCCGGGTGCCGGAAGGCATTTTGATCACTGAGAGTGATCCCCTGGGATGCCTGAAGAGGCCTGCCAGGGGCTTTCGGAGTCATTCTTCAAGACGGTGGAAGGCCGACGGAAGCAATTGAAGCTCGAAAAACGCGCCTGGAGCGATGACTCATGATCTACCTGCTCGACACCGACACCACGATCCTGATGATGCGCGGCTTGAGCATCCTGGAGCCGAAGTCTGAGAAACAACGCCAGAGGCAGGAAACAGGCAGGCGCATTCTGGCCAAGTGCCGGCAACATGCGGCTGAAGGTCATGTGATCGGTCTATCCGCCATCACGCTGGCTGAACTGGAATACGGAGCCTGCGGAGCAAATGACCCGACTGCCGAGCGGGCGCGGATGCAGCGCATCCTGGCTCCTTTGCGAAGTTTGATTTCCAGGCAGGTGATCCGGCCCGGCGATACGGTGAGATCCGGAGCGAGTTGGAACTCAAAGGCAAATTGATCGGCCCAAACGATCTTTTGATCGCAGCTCATGCGATGGCTCTCTCGGCGAAACTGGTGACGCACAATCTCAACGAGTTCAAGCGCGTGCGGGGCCTGCCAAGTGAGAGCCGGTCTGTGGTTCAAGAATCACATGCCAGCAGCGTTCCCCTCCATCCATGAAACGCCTTCTCTTTTCCCTGCTCCTCGCGACCGCGCTACGTGCTGAACCGGTACCGGACAAACTCGTGGTGCTCACGTTTGATGATTCGGTGGCGTGCCTGCCACGTTCTTCATCACGGATGGGTTTTGGGTTCCTCCTGGAAAAGACCATTGCATGACTTGGGAGCAGATCAAACATCGAGAAAGCCATCGAAGTCGTGGAAAGCCGCGCCGAAGTAGCCATCTGCACTGTTAGCTGAGGCATCCATCCGAATCGGAGCCAGAGGTGGAGCACTCTTTTCGTAGATAGAGCATGAGCCCGCCATCCCTTCTCCCAAACAACTCTTCCACTTTGATCGATGACTATGAGCGGGATGGTGTCATTCGCGTGCTAGCTTGTTCAGCAGCACGGAGGTGGCGGCGATCCGTCGTGAGTTGGGCGCTTCATGCGTGATGATCTGCCATCGAAGCCTGTGGATGCACGCACGCTCGAGGCCGATGGCGAAACCGTGCGCAACCTGTGGCGATTGAGGTGCATCATCCCGCTATGCTGCCGATGGTGGAGAAGCCGGAGATCATCGAGGCTCGTTTGCGAGGTCGTGCCTGGCGAGCCGCAGGCCCGTCGGCGTGAGACGTTCAATAAACCCGCACGGATCGGCTCTGGGGTGCCCTACCACCAGGACAATGCCTACTTTTGCCAGACTCCACCGGATATGCTGACCATCTGGATCGCGATGGACCCCGTGACGATGGAGAATGGCCCTGTATTATGTGCGTGGCTCTCGCAAAGGAATGGAATGCTGCCCACCAAGCCCTCTGGCGTGAAGGGGAACTCCATCGGTCTAGCAGAGGCACCCAGCGTGCCCCTGGAGGAGCAGTTCTGTGGCCTGCTGGAGCCGGGAGATGCGCTCATCCATCAGTGTGAGACGATTCACCACTCTGCGCCGAATCGGAGTGACTTCCCGCGCCTGGGGCTGCTGCTCGTGTATCGTGGAAAGCACACGCAGACGGATGCTGCACTGAAAGCGGCCTACGCGGCGGCTGTCACTGCGACACCGCCAGCGTGATGCGCTGGCGCAATTCCGAGTGTTAGGTTGGTGAAGCCGTCGCGTTTGCTTGGGATGCTCAAAAAGGCTCTTTCTCGTCCTCGCTCTCTGTCCGGTGCTGCATGCAGCACCTCCGAATTCATCATGGTCTTCATTGATGACATGGGCTGGGGCGACTTCTCGTGCTGGCAATCAAGAGGCGCAAACACCCAACATCGACCGCATCGCGGCCGAGGTATCCGCTTTGAGCAGTTTCGCCGAACTCGCCCATCTGCTCGCCCCTCACGCTGTGCGCTGACGACAGGGCAGTATCCGCAGCGGTGGCGCATCCACTCCTGTCTGAACAATCGTGCGGACAATGCCCGGCGCGGTGTGGCAGACTGGCTCGATCCACAGGCTCCCACACTGGCCCGTGTGCTCAGAGCCATGGCTACGCGACTGGCCACTTCGGGAAGTGGCACCTCGGTGTGGCAGGTGATGTCGCAGATGCGCCGCCGATCACGGCGTATGGCTTTGATGAGTCCCTGACGAACTTTGAGGGCATGGGAGCGAAGCTGCTGCCACTCACGCTCAAACCCGGCGATGCCGAACCGGGGAAAATCTGGGGCGATGCGGTGAATCTGGGCTCTCCCGTGACGTGGATGCAGCGCAGTGAGATCACGACGGGCTTTGTGGATGCGGCGCTGAAATTCATCGACCGAGCGCAGGCCGCGAAAAAGCCATTTTTTGTGAACCTTTGGCCCGATGACGTGCATAGCCCGTGGTGGCCGCCGGTGGAGAAGTGGGGCAAAACAAAGCGTGAGATGTATCACGCCGTGCTGGAGGCCATGGATCGCCAGTTTGGCAAACTTTTCGATCACCTGCGCTCGGATGCTGCCTTGCGTGAAAACACGCTGTTGCTGATCTGCTCGGACAATGGCCCAGAGCCCGGCGCAGGCAGTGCGGCCATTCCGTGGCACCGAAGACCACGCTTTACGAGGGCGGCACGCGTTCACCGCTGATCGTCTGGGGCCCGGGCCTCCATGGAAAGGGCAGCCGCGGGCTCTGTGGAATGCAGAATCCGTCTTTGCAGCCTTCGACATCGCGCCTTCGTTACTCTCCATCGCGCAGATCGAGCCCACAGACACGGACTTTGATGGTGAAGACATCTCCCCTGCCCTGCTCGGGCAAAAGCAAGTCTCGCGTGCCAAGCCGATCTTCTGGCGACGCCACCAGATCGCAAAACCGCATCCGCGAAGCTCACCGAGCGTCTGCCGGATCTAGCGATGCGTGATGGACGCTGGAAGCTGCTGTGCGAATACGATGGCACGCAGCCACAGCTCTATGATTTGGCAAAAGATCGCGGCGAAAGGACCAATCTGGCCACTCAGCAGCCAGACACCGTGCTGCGCATGACGCAGCAGCTCCTCGCCTGGCACCGCTCCATGCCTGCGGACAATGGAGCCGCTCTGGGTGCAACCTCTGCCCCAGGAGCCAAGAAGTAATCCACGGCACATGCAGACTCTCTCCTTCTTCCCACGCGGCACGCTCACACTGCTGCTCTGCATCATCGGCACGGTGCTGTGTGAGGCCGCAGCGCCGAATGTCCTGCTCATCCTCGTCGATGATCTGAAGCCCGCGCTCGGCTGCTATGGCGATCCGCTGGCGAAGACGCCCCACATCGACCGGCTAGCGGCGCGGGGGATGCGCTTTGACATGGCGTATTGCAATCAGGCGGTGTGTGCGCCGTCACGCTTCACGCTGATGCTGGGTGCACACTCGACCCGACAGGCCTGTATGACCTGGAGCAGTCGATTGAGGGCCAAACTGCCAGATGCTGTGACGCTGCCGCAGCACTCCCGCGAAACACGGCGGCTACATCACCGAATCGATCGGCAAGGTCTTCCACATCGGCCATGGCAATGAGGGTGATCCGCGGTCGTTCAGCGTCCCGCACTTCAAAGACAAGGTGATCGAGTATCTCGACCCTGCGAGCACGCAGGGCGGCCAGCTCACGCGGGAGGAGGCCTTGTTCACGAATCAAAAGCTCGACCGCATCCGTGATCTGCCGCGTGGAGCTGCCTTTGAGGCACCTGAGGCACCGGATGATGCCTACGCGGATGGTCGCGTGGCGGCGGAGACGATCAAACGGCTGCAAAGGCCCAAAAGCCGTTTTTCATCGCAGCGGGCTTTGTGCGGCCGCATCTGCCATTCTGTGCTCCGAAGAAGTATTGGGACCCCTACGATGCGAAAGCGCTACCGATGCCCGTTTTGAAAAAATGCCCGCTGGATTAGCGCGGCGGCGAGATCGTGGCGTATGCGCTGGATGAGCCCTTCGACCGTGAAACGAAACAGAAGCTCATCCACGGCTACTATGCTGCCACGAGCTACGTGGATGCGCAGATCGGCCGTGTGCTGGATGAGCTGGATCGACTAGGACTGGCGCAGGACACGATCATCGTGCTGTGGGGCGATCATGGCTTTCATCTGGGTGATCTGGGCATCTGGACGAAGCACACGAACTATGAGCAAGCGAACCGCATCCCACTGCTGATCATCGCACCTGGGTGTGACGCAGGCTGGGAGCAGCACGCGGCAACTGGCAGAGAGTGTGGATGTCTTTCCCACTCTCGCTGAGCTGGCTGGACTGCCCGCGCCCGCTGGAGCACAGCGCATCGACGGAGTGAGCCTGGTGCCAGTGCTGCGTGATCCACAGGCCCCGAGTGCGAGATCACGCGTTTCATTGTTTCCCAAAGCAAAAAATGGGCCGCGCTATCCGCACCGAGCGCTATCGGCTGGTGGAGTGGAAAAAAGCCGGTGCGGCACCTGAAACAGCGGAGCTAGAGCTTTATGACTATGCCCAGGACCCGCTGGAGACGCGGAATCTCGCGGCAGAGCAGCCCGAGGTGGTGAAATCACTCCGCGCCATCCTCGCACGGCACCCGGAGGCACGTTGACAAGCGGCTCGCATCGCTCAAAGGGGCAGCATGATCCGTGACGCGATTTGTTTCCTTCTCTGCGCAGTTACTTTGCAGGCCCAGAGCCTGCTGGACATCCATCTGGGCGGAAAAGCCGGCCAAGTCTATTCCGTGACGCAGTGGAAGAAGGACTGGCCGGGCTGCGAATTCGAGGATGGCGTGAAGGAAGGCCGCGTGACGCTGATACGGCATGGGCAGGAGCCCTGGCTGCGGGTGCTCTATCCAGCCGGCAGTCACGGCTCAGACGCGGGTGGAGCAGGCTGGCGCTGCCCTTTTGGCCGCGTGGAAGCCGCCGAGCTGCGCTACACGGTGCAGTTCCAGGAAGCGTTCGACTTTGTCAAAGGCGGCAAGCTACCGGGGCTGTGCGGTGGCCCGAAAACGATCACCGGCGGAGATGCGGTGAATGGGCGTGATGGCTTCTCCGCACGCGTGATGTGGCGGCGTGATGGCCGTGGGCAGGCCTATGTGTATCACATGCACCAGCCATCGAAGTATGGGGATGAATTCGACTTCCCAGAGGCATTCCGCTTTGTGCCGGGAAAGCCGGTCGCCATCCGCATGCAGGTGGTGATGAATCATGCCGGACAGCGTGATGGCAGCCTGCGTGTGTGGGCCGATGATCAGGCCTATGGTGGAGAAAAAGAACCTGCAATGGCGTGAGAGCGCGAGCTACGGCGTCGATTCGCTGCTGTTCAATACCTTCCACGGCGGCAGTGATGCGAGCTGGGCCCCATCACGCGATGTGTGGGCAGAGTTCAGCCGCTTTCAGGTCCAGAGGATGCCGTGAATCGCATCACGCCAGTAGCGCCTTGACCACCTCGCCACTGACATCGGTGAGGCGGTAATCGCGGCCCTGGAAGCGGTAGGTGAGCTGCTCGTGATCAAAGCCGGCTGGTGGAGCATGGTGGCGTGCAGATCCTGCACGAGACGCGATTCTCCACGGCGGAGTAGCCGAATTCATCTGTCGCGCCGCATACATTTGGCCACCTTTGATGCCGCCACCGGCCATCCACATGGTGAAGCCCTTCGGAT
Above is a genomic segment from Verrucomicrobiaceae bacterium containing:
- a CDS encoding AbrB/MazE/SpoVT family DNA-binding domain-containing protein; protein product: MSSRAKVFMNGRSQAIRLPKDFRFSEVW
- a CDS encoding phytanoyl-CoA dioxygenase family protein — its product is MRDDLPSKPVDARTLEADGETVRNLWRLRCIIPLCCRWWRSRRSSRLVCEVVPGEPQARRRETFNKPARIGSGVPYHQDNAYFCQTPPDMLTIWIAMDPVTMENGPVLCAWLSQRNGMLPTKPSGVKGNSIGLAEAPSVPLEEQFCGLLEPGDALIHQCETIHHSAPNRSDFPRLGLLLVYRGKHTQTDAALKAAYAAAVTATPPA